A region from the Streptomyces tsukubensis genome encodes:
- a CDS encoding polysaccharide deacetylase family protein: protein MIRVRWFAAVAMAGAVLVGCAGEQGSPAGPAPARTKAGAPSGAGAPTLAAGPGGAAPVFSRSAVPADRSAKTVALTFDADMTADQGPRAARGERFDHPALIDTLRTLSVPSTVFMTGRWAEEYPDQAKAIGNDPLFEVANHSYSHHAFKEPCYGLPVLAARDRKADVDRAFAAFRTAGVRRVVPYFRFPGGCYDDAALRALGPAGVTAVQWDVVGGDAFATDADAVAEQVLEGVRPGSVVVLHCTRSAAPTTEAAIRKIVPELRKRGYRMVKVSELMRAGR, encoded by the coding sequence ATGATCAGAGTGCGTTGGTTCGCGGCCGTGGCGATGGCCGGTGCCGTTCTCGTGGGCTGCGCAGGAGAGCAGGGTTCCCCGGCGGGCCCGGCCCCGGCGCGTACGAAGGCCGGCGCGCCGTCCGGCGCGGGGGCGCCCACCCTCGCCGCCGGACCGGGCGGGGCGGCCCCCGTCTTCTCCCGGTCCGCGGTGCCCGCCGACCGGTCGGCCAAGACGGTCGCCCTCACCTTCGACGCGGATATGACCGCCGATCAGGGGCCGAGGGCCGCGCGCGGCGAACGCTTCGACCATCCCGCGCTCATCGACACCCTGCGTACGCTCTCCGTCCCCTCGACGGTCTTCATGACCGGCCGCTGGGCGGAGGAGTACCCGGACCAGGCGAAGGCGATCGGCAACGACCCCCTCTTCGAGGTGGCCAACCACTCCTACAGCCACCATGCCTTCAAGGAGCCCTGCTACGGGCTGCCCGTACTGGCCGCGCGGGATAGGAAGGCCGATGTGGACCGGGCCTTCGCAGCGTTCCGGACGGCGGGCGTCCGCCGGGTGGTGCCGTACTTCCGCTTCCCCGGCGGCTGCTACGACGACGCGGCACTGCGGGCGCTCGGCCCGGCCGGTGTGACGGCGGTGCAGTGGGACGTGGTCGGCGGGGACGCCTTCGCGACGGACGCGGACGCGGTCGCCGAGCAGGTGCTGGAAGGGGTGCGCCCGGGGTCGGTGGTGGTGCTGCACTGCACCCGCAGCGCGGCCCCGACGACGGAGGCGGCGATCAGGAAGATCGTGCCCGAGCTGCGGAAGCGCGGCTACCGGATGGTGAAGGTGTCGGAGCTGATGCGCGCCGGGCGCTGA
- a CDS encoding aminoacyl-tRNA hydrolase, whose translation MSSESHGTDSPFRHESTDRDEARQFVLPLVARIEKTAPPARTDALETAARAVLVILADERSHGDGAWARAMRDWQDARIRKVVRRARGAEWRRAGGLPGITVTGAAAEVRVYPPVPLDGWPKELVKLQVSGTELDDPLPPADPDPLRPVLWLNPDVEMSAGKAMAQAGHGAQLAWWELNDTERKAWEADGFALAVRTAPRERFAALVAAGLPVVRDAGFTEIPAGSATVVADHPALRTR comes from the coding sequence GTGAGCAGCGAATCCCATGGCACCGACAGCCCCTTCCGCCACGAGAGCACCGACCGCGACGAGGCCCGGCAGTTCGTGCTGCCGCTGGTCGCCCGGATCGAGAAGACCGCTCCCCCGGCCCGTACGGACGCGTTGGAGACGGCTGCCCGCGCGGTCCTCGTGATCCTCGCCGACGAGCGTTCCCACGGCGACGGCGCGTGGGCGCGGGCGATGCGGGACTGGCAGGACGCCCGGATCCGCAAGGTGGTGCGGCGGGCGCGCGGCGCGGAGTGGCGGCGGGCCGGGGGGCTGCCCGGTATCACGGTGACCGGTGCCGCGGCCGAGGTGCGGGTCTATCCGCCCGTACCGCTGGACGGCTGGCCGAAGGAGCTGGTGAAGCTTCAGGTGTCGGGCACCGAACTCGACGATCCCCTGCCCCCGGCGGACCCCGATCCACTGCGGCCGGTGCTCTGGCTCAATCCGGATGTGGAGATGTCGGCGGGCAAGGCGATGGCCCAGGCCGGGCACGGCGCCCAGCTCGCCTGGTGGGAGCTGAACGACACGGAGCGCAAGGCGTGGGAGGCGGACGGCTTCGCGCTCGCCGTCCGCACGGCGCCGCGGGAGCGGTTCGCGGCCCTGGTCGCGGCCGGGCTGCCGGTGGTGCGGGATGCGGGGTTCACGGAGATCCCGGCAGGCTCCGCCACGGTCGTCGCGGACCATCCCGCCCTCCGGACCCGGTGA
- a CDS encoding AIM24 family protein has protein sequence MKSDLFSSESLAQPATAPGMTLQNAKSVKYTVNGEMHARQGSMIAFRGNLQFERKSQGLGGMLKRAVTGEGLPLMVVSGQGEAWFAHEAANCFIVEIEQGDALTVNGRNVLCFDATLSYEIKTVKGAGMTGGGLFNSVFTGYGKLAVMCEGTPIVIPVSPQQPVYADTDAVVGWSASLQTSLHRSQSVGSMIRGGSGEAVQLKLEGEGFVIVRPSELVPQKTGN, from the coding sequence ATGAAGAGCGACCTTTTCTCCTCCGAGAGCCTGGCCCAGCCCGCGACGGCCCCGGGCATGACCCTCCAGAACGCCAAATCGGTCAAGTACACCGTCAACGGTGAGATGCACGCCCGCCAGGGCTCGATGATCGCCTTCCGGGGCAATCTCCAGTTCGAGCGCAAGAGCCAGGGCCTCGGCGGCATGCTGAAGCGCGCCGTGACCGGCGAGGGGCTGCCGCTGATGGTGGTCTCGGGGCAGGGCGAGGCCTGGTTCGCCCACGAGGCCGCGAACTGTTTCATCGTCGAGATCGAGCAGGGCGACGCGCTCACCGTCAACGGCCGCAACGTCCTCTGTTTCGACGCCACCCTCTCCTACGAGATCAAGACCGTGAAGGGCGCGGGCATGACCGGCGGCGGCCTCTTCAACAGCGTCTTCACCGGTTACGGCAAGCTCGCCGTGATGTGCGAGGGCACCCCGATCGTGATCCCCGTCTCGCCCCAGCAGCCCGTCTACGCCGACACGGACGCCGTCGTCGGCTGGAGCGCGAGCCTCCAGACGTCCCTGCACCGCTCGCAGTCGGTCGGCTCGATGATCCGCGGCGGCTCCGGCGAGGCCGTGCAGCTCAAGCTCGAAGGCGAGGGCTTCGTCATCGTCCGCCCGAGCGAACTGGTACCGCAGAAGACCGGCAACTGA